From a region of the Roseivirga sp. 4D4 genome:
- a CDS encoding T9SS type A sorting domain-containing protein — translation MRVTAQTTFTSTGGGGNWDDGTTWDQGGSTPGSSDNVVIATGDVVTMANTGTRNITNLTLQGSGNLNWTANRRLNVSGDLTMSGTSSLTGTNNNHRIDVTGNFDIPSGTATIGGVRFTDSGTTTIDGTLSFTSATGTKTFTNITVNSGGTWDNGNVTEVFNIDGSIVHNGDTWNGCSNTTGCRYTFRTNGSTISGSDTVYITDIRVNNGVTLTNNGLLVVTDNIDGAAAPITGVFVNGATGVLNLRDNGAYSELTFTLNTVGNTVIYDGTGNENITLGPFYDLEINKPNSTTRVDVNGANVTVNNNLTLTRGRMRLQSANTLAVTGNVTITADSELEPNNTGAVANFSGDIIMTGGLYDHNNGDVNITDDFLISGGTVTFTGTSTLDADQITIENATMTLSGGTVTATNASADGITLNTAGVLIHNAATLNVTNDLNIANATAEYSPNNVLAVANISGDLLMSAGLYDHNNGDVNITGDMTFTGGTMTLNETTSPSTVDATDMTVTSATVTLPEGTLTLSNPSGGLTINSGSIVTVTTTSTLEVTNDVTISGGELTSNATGATTNVGGDIAISSGEYDHNNGDVNVTGDITISGTGLMNMGGETSTVDATDLIISAGTANLADGTLTLSNVAGGMTISGGIVNINGDHLLAVTNDIAISGTGEFQPNNSEAVINVGADLTMSSGTFDHNDGDLNITGDIIITGGTMTMNEATTPVNPSTIDATDMSIATGSVTLSEGTLTLSNASGGLTISSGSLLKNNAANTLSIAGDYDISGGTNDINSGTLSFVNMDITGGGTINVASPIITSTGTITVDNGTYTNDGNGGTYSYNNITVNANGTWNTTAAYDPTINGNLENNGTFTGCSTATGCVYTLTSTSGTISGTGAMNTMSDFLLNDGASYTNTNTGGLDITDRLATSSGTGTFVNGLNGVMSYGGTTGNFSITNFTASANPNTVTYNRTTSNQLIEPTTDGFYHNLTIDKADGVDATTNAVFTINGVLTLTAGDLIMGNQNLIMADGAIISGGGSTSYIQDSGTGVLRQLYSAAGATLSFPIGDVDDYSPINSFTITSATFGASPFLDFSITDADHPNRDTDNTGAGGDDDGTAAVAYISRYWTVSSSDISSPRFDATYTYVDADVTGTEANMVGTIYRTPPGEAFLDWHVGGTVNPLSNTVSISNIDAFGDLYAMDNTTNRLPIVLVSFEVQATESTIDLEWVTASEENNDFYTIERSIDGLNFTPIEIIGGAGNSEQLITYRTTDHSPLSGRSFYRLKQTDFNGQFEYSEIRSVFFQGSESAFDFVVYPNPVSSGQELRLKFTERTPTDFLQVLIFDASGKARRTNYVRTGNELVIDKQNMPKGLYLIHVSDGNKKVSKKLIVN, via the coding sequence TTGCGAGTAACTGCACAGACAACCTTTACCAGCACTGGTGGTGGTGGGAATTGGGATGATGGAACTACCTGGGATCAGGGTGGTTCAACACCTGGCTCCTCAGATAATGTCGTGATAGCCACAGGTGATGTGGTAACGATGGCCAATACTGGCACAAGAAATATCACAAATCTTACACTTCAGGGTTCTGGTAACCTTAACTGGACTGCAAATCGAAGGTTAAATGTTAGTGGAGACCTCACCATGTCAGGCACTTCTAGCCTTACCGGCACCAACAATAATCATAGAATTGACGTTACAGGGAACTTTGATATTCCATCTGGTACCGCCACAATCGGTGGAGTCAGATTTACTGATTCAGGTACCACGACAATTGATGGTACCTTATCATTTACAAGCGCTACAGGAACTAAAACCTTTACCAATATTACCGTTAACTCAGGAGGAACTTGGGACAATGGTAATGTCACAGAGGTATTCAACATAGACGGAAGTATTGTTCATAATGGGGATACTTGGAATGGTTGTTCAAACACTACTGGTTGTCGCTATACCTTCCGAACCAATGGTTCAACCATAAGCGGTTCGGATACAGTTTATATTACTGATATCCGCGTTAATAATGGTGTTACGCTGACCAACAACGGCTTACTAGTGGTAACCGATAACATTGATGGTGCAGCGGCACCTATTACAGGAGTTTTTGTCAATGGTGCCACAGGAGTGTTAAATCTCAGAGACAATGGAGCTTATAGTGAATTGACTTTTACTTTAAACACAGTTGGCAATACTGTTATTTATGACGGTACAGGCAATGAGAATATCACGTTGGGCCCTTTCTATGACCTAGAAATAAATAAACCTAATTCCACTACTCGAGTGGATGTTAACGGTGCGAACGTAACGGTTAACAATAACCTAACCCTTACACGAGGAAGGATGAGGCTTCAGTCTGCAAATACCTTGGCTGTGACAGGAAACGTAACAATTACAGCGGACAGTGAATTGGAGCCCAATAATACCGGTGCTGTGGCTAACTTCAGTGGAGACATAATAATGACAGGAGGCCTCTACGATCATAATAATGGTGACGTCAACATTACAGATGATTTCTTGATCTCCGGAGGCACAGTAACCTTCACAGGAACCTCCACGCTCGATGCTGATCAGATTACGATAGAAAATGCAACAATGACTTTGTCAGGAGGTACGGTTACAGCAACCAATGCCAGTGCCGATGGAATTACCTTGAATACGGCTGGGGTTTTGATACATAATGCAGCAACCTTGAATGTTACGAATGACTTAAATATTGCTAATGCGACAGCAGAGTATTCTCCAAATAATGTGCTGGCTGTGGCAAATATTAGTGGCGATCTCTTAATGTCAGCTGGTCTTTACGATCACAATAATGGAGATGTTAATATTACTGGCGACATGACCTTTACCGGTGGGACTATGACTTTAAACGAGACCACCAGTCCTTCGACAGTAGACGCCACCGATATGACCGTCACCTCTGCGACCGTTACACTTCCCGAAGGCACTTTAACATTATCTAACCCAAGTGGAGGTTTAACTATTAACTCGGGCTCAATCGTTACCGTGACCACAACGAGCACATTAGAAGTAACCAATGATGTCACCATTAGTGGGGGAGAACTGACCTCCAACGCTACTGGAGCAACAACTAATGTTGGGGGTGACATAGCCATTAGCTCTGGAGAGTACGATCACAATAATGGAGATGTCAATGTGACTGGTGATATTACCATTTCTGGCACTGGCCTTATGAATATGGGTGGTGAAACCAGCACAGTCGATGCTACAGATTTAATCATTTCTGCAGGCACAGCAAATCTCGCAGATGGGACCCTTACGCTTTCAAATGTTGCTGGAGGGATGACTATTAGTGGAGGTATTGTCAATATCAATGGTGATCACCTTTTGGCAGTCACTAATGACATTGCTATTTCTGGCACTGGAGAATTTCAGCCAAATAATAGCGAGGCCGTTATCAATGTTGGTGCAGATCTTACCATGTCTAGTGGCACTTTCGATCATAATGATGGTGATTTAAATATCACAGGTGACATAATAATCACAGGAGGCACCATGACAATGAACGAGGCAACAACTCCAGTAAACCCCTCTACAATTGACGCTACAGATATGTCTATCGCTACTGGTTCAGTGACACTGTCAGAAGGAACATTGACCCTTTCAAATGCCAGTGGAGGATTAACCATTTCTAGTGGTTCACTCTTGAAGAATAATGCAGCGAATACCCTATCAATTGCAGGCGATTATGACATTAGTGGAGGGACAAATGATATCAATTCGGGTACACTCAGCTTTGTGAATATGGATATTACTGGGGGAGGCACGATCAATGTGGCCAGTCCTATAATAACCTCAACGGGAACAATAACTGTAGATAATGGAACTTATACCAATGATGGTAACGGAGGCACTTATTCGTATAATAACATCACTGTGAATGCAAATGGTACATGGAATACAACAGCGGCCTATGACCCAACCATTAATGGTAACCTTGAGAACAACGGAACCTTCACAGGCTGCAGCACAGCCACGGGTTGTGTTTATACCCTCACGAGTACTTCCGGAACCATCTCTGGTACTGGAGCTATGAATACTATGTCAGACTTCCTTTTGAATGACGGAGCCAGTTATACCAATACCAATACAGGTGGACTAGATATCACAGACAGGCTGGCGACCAGCTCGGGTACAGGCACTTTTGTGAATGGTCTGAATGGTGTAATGTCATATGGCGGAACAACTGGGAATTTTTCAATTACGAACTTCACGGCATCGGCTAACCCTAATACAGTAACCTACAATAGAACCACTAGCAATCAATTGATAGAGCCTACAACAGATGGCTTTTACCATAACCTCACCATCGATAAAGCAGATGGAGTAGATGCAACAACCAATGCTGTGTTCACTATCAATGGTGTGCTTACGCTAACCGCAGGTGACCTGATTATGGGGAACCAAAACCTAATTATGGCGGATGGTGCCATTATATCAGGAGGAGGTTCAACCAGCTATATACAAGATTCTGGAACCGGTGTGTTGAGACAACTTTATAGTGCAGCAGGAGCTACTTTAAGCTTTCCTATTGGTGATGTGGATGATTATTCACCCATTAACTCGTTCACGATCACTTCAGCAACCTTTGGAGCTAGTCCTTTCTTAGATTTCTCCATCACAGATGCAGATCATCCGAATAGAGATACAGATAACACTGGAGCGGGGGGTGACGATGATGGCACTGCTGCGGTGGCATACATTAGCAGGTATTGGACCGTATCTTCAAGTGATATTTCAAGCCCTAGGTTCGATGCGACTTACACTTATGTAGATGCAGATGTTACCGGCACGGAGGCTAATATGGTGGGGACCATATACCGAACCCCTCCAGGAGAAGCATTCTTAGATTGGCATGTGGGGGGAACAGTGAACCCGCTTTCAAATACGGTCTCAATATCAAATATAGATGCCTTTGGTGATCTATATGCTATGGATAATACCACGAATAGGTTACCAATAGTTTTAGTCAGTTTTGAAGTTCAGGCTACTGAATCCACTATTGACTTAGAGTGGGTAACGGCCTCAGAAGAGAACAATGATTTTTATACGATTGAACGATCCATCGATGGTCTGAATTTCACTCCAATTGAAATTATAGGTGGTGCTGGAAACTCAGAACAACTGATCACTTATCGAACAACTGATCATTCGCCATTGTCAGGTCGATCGTTTTATCGATTGAAGCAAACCGATTTTAACGGTCAGTTCGAGTATTCTGAGATTCGGTCGGTTTTCTTTCAGGGAAGTGAATCAGCTTTTGATTTTGTAGTATATCCTAATCCTGTGTCTAGCGGACAGGAGTTGAGATTGAAGTTTACCGAAAGAACTCCCACCGATTTCCTTCAGGTATTAATCTTTGATGCTTCTGGAAAGGCCAGGAGAACTAACTACGTACGGACTGGAAATGAACTGGTAATAGACAAGCAGAATATGCCAAAAGGGTTGTACTTAATACACGTGTCTGACGGTAATAAAAAGGTAAGTAAGAAGCTAATTGTTAATTAA
- the trpS gene encoding tryptophan--tRNA ligase, producing MARILTGIQSSGKPHLGNILGAMKPAIDLSNDPQNESFFFIADLHSLITIKDPQTRIDNTNAVAAAWLACGFNTEQNTFYRQSRIPEVCEMNWYLNCFAPFPMLANAHSFKDKSDRLSDVNAGLFTYPVLMACDILMYDANVVPVGKDQRQHLEITRDIANAFNNQYGEETFVIPEAQIGKEVMTIPGIDGQKMSKTYANTIDIFQADKPLRKNIMKIVTDSTPLEEPKDPDNDITFSLYSILADENQVEEMRQNYLGGNYGYGHAKQALYELILEKFAKERETYNYYMENPDLLEKELVKGEEKARVVAKDVLKRVKSTLGFI from the coding sequence ATGGCAAGAATACTAACCGGCATACAGAGTTCAGGAAAACCACACCTAGGTAATATCCTTGGTGCCATGAAGCCGGCTATCGATTTATCGAACGATCCTCAAAATGAATCTTTCTTTTTCATAGCGGACCTTCATTCATTAATTACCATAAAGGACCCTCAAACGCGGATTGACAACACAAATGCCGTGGCAGCTGCTTGGTTAGCATGCGGCTTCAATACAGAGCAAAACACCTTCTACAGACAATCAAGAATACCTGAAGTCTGTGAAATGAATTGGTATTTAAACTGCTTTGCTCCTTTTCCTATGCTGGCGAATGCACATAGTTTCAAAGACAAGTCCGATCGTCTGTCTGATGTGAATGCTGGATTGTTTACTTACCCAGTTTTAATGGCCTGCGATATTCTGATGTATGATGCCAATGTGGTTCCTGTTGGAAAAGATCAGAGGCAGCACCTGGAGATCACTCGAGATATTGCTAATGCCTTCAATAACCAATATGGTGAAGAGACATTTGTAATTCCTGAAGCCCAGATTGGTAAAGAGGTAATGACTATTCCGGGTATTGACGGTCAGAAAATGAGTAAGACCTACGCCAACACGATAGATATTTTTCAGGCCGATAAGCCATTGAGGAAAAATATCATGAAGATTGTTACTGATAGTACACCTTTGGAAGAACCCAAAGACCCTGATAATGACATTACCTTTTCTCTCTATTCGATTTTAGCCGATGAAAACCAGGTTGAAGAGATGAGACAAAATTACCTAGGAGGCAACTATGGCTATGGTCATGCAAAACAGGCGCTATATGAGCTTATCTTAGAGAAGTTTGCCAAGGAAAGGGAAACCTATAACTACTATATGGAGAACCCCGACCTACTGGAGAAAGAACTGGTGAAAGGAGAAGAAAAAGCCAGAGTTGTGGCCAAAGATGTACTGAAAAGGGTCAAATCCACTTTGGGCTTTATCTGA
- a CDS encoding DUF1573 domain-containing protein, producing MSILLFSTKVSWAQELEFVDLGVVEGEFNRYNRTLTWTSQGTDSLSIRLWSNSEDLSFEPIKRPIAGGEEVEIPISIALPDKAGDYEYELRVLDENDLVLHGFQMSFKVLQSELDVFKAYRNVHFPFRAKEEVFNLRSAKRGDTLTAVFDVYNLGGRDIKARELLAGDSIKVSFPTNEVAHNTFSKMRIEFITNDQSELGFEKRAIKVYDRQRLVTVLPVQYTLLPKPAGSVNGPKLSTSLINHDFKVVKEGQAKEVTVALANNGGAALMIEKIESSCECLSFNEIDQIDPGTSQSLRVKFNAEGRDGLERKTIAIFSNDPQKPVLVLTFRAHVK from the coding sequence GTGTCAATTCTACTTTTCTCCACGAAGGTAAGTTGGGCACAGGAACTTGAATTTGTTGATTTGGGTGTGGTAGAAGGTGAGTTTAATCGCTACAACCGAACACTGACTTGGACCAGTCAGGGAACAGACTCTCTAAGCATAAGGTTATGGAGTAACAGTGAAGATTTGAGTTTTGAACCTATCAAAAGACCCATAGCAGGAGGAGAAGAAGTTGAGATACCCATTAGCATTGCACTACCTGATAAAGCAGGTGATTATGAGTATGAGCTCAGGGTACTTGATGAGAATGATCTGGTTTTACATGGTTTTCAAATGAGCTTTAAGGTGCTTCAGAGTGAACTAGATGTGTTTAAAGCATACAGAAATGTTCATTTCCCTTTTCGAGCAAAAGAAGAGGTTTTCAACTTGAGGTCTGCAAAACGCGGAGATACCCTGACAGCAGTTTTCGATGTTTATAACCTGGGAGGAAGAGATATTAAAGCAAGAGAACTATTAGCCGGTGATTCGATCAAAGTGAGTTTTCCAACGAATGAGGTTGCGCATAATACCTTCTCTAAAATGAGAATTGAATTTATAACCAATGATCAAAGTGAATTAGGCTTTGAGAAGCGAGCCATCAAGGTATACGATCGACAAAGGTTGGTTACAGTGCTTCCTGTTCAATACACGCTTCTACCGAAACCTGCAGGTTCCGTAAACGGGCCAAAGCTATCGACAAGCTTGATTAATCATGACTTCAAAGTAGTAAAGGAAGGGCAGGCCAAGGAGGTGACAGTTGCGCTAGCGAATAACGGAGGAGCGGCATTAATGATCGAAAAGATAGAATCAAGTTGTGAATGTCTATCATTTAATGAAATTGATCAGATTGACCCTGGTACTTCACAATCGCTTAGGGTGAAATTCAATGCTGAAGGAAGAGATGGCCTGGAAAGAAAGACCATCGCAATTTTTTCGAACGATCCTCAGAAGCCTGTACTCGTCCTGACCTTTAGAGCACATGTCAAATAA
- the ppk2 gene encoding polyphosphate kinase 2, with protein MSEFLITDEALEDKFDVSKKITNEDFVKIQTGEDLENVLKQKGRDYTKALFNLDYEHQLEQLQIELVKWQRWVADTGQRVAVIFEGRDAAGKGGTIKRFVEHMNPRSLRVVALNKPTDLERSQWYFRRYIKELPNAGEVVFFDRSWYNRAVVEPVMGFCDEDQYQQFMRQVPEFEHMLFEDGVHVIKLWFSINKEEQNKRFDSRRKNPLKQWKLSPVDEKGQEMWERYTYYKEQMFARTHTNFSPWTILKTNNKKIARLEAIRHVLSKFEYEGKANANTVVLPDPNVVMRFHRSIYHLL; from the coding sequence ATGAGTGAGTTCCTAATTACAGATGAAGCCCTAGAAGACAAGTTTGATGTCTCTAAAAAGATAACGAACGAGGACTTCGTGAAAATTCAAACTGGAGAAGATCTCGAGAACGTATTGAAGCAAAAAGGTAGAGACTATACAAAAGCTCTCTTTAACCTAGATTACGAGCACCAACTGGAGCAACTGCAAATTGAACTTGTCAAATGGCAACGCTGGGTGGCTGATACTGGTCAACGCGTAGCAGTCATATTTGAAGGAAGAGATGCCGCTGGCAAAGGTGGAACGATCAAGCGCTTTGTTGAGCATATGAATCCACGTTCGTTGAGAGTTGTCGCCCTAAATAAGCCAACAGATTTAGAGCGAAGCCAGTGGTATTTCAGACGTTATATAAAGGAGTTGCCGAATGCCGGGGAGGTAGTCTTTTTCGATCGCAGTTGGTACAATCGAGCGGTTGTGGAGCCTGTTATGGGTTTTTGCGATGAAGATCAATATCAACAATTCATGCGTCAGGTACCAGAATTTGAGCATATGCTTTTTGAGGATGGTGTACATGTCATCAAGTTGTGGTTTTCCATTAATAAGGAAGAGCAAAACAAGAGGTTCGACAGTCGAAGAAAAAATCCTTTGAAGCAATGGAAATTGAGTCCAGTAGACGAAAAGGGGCAAGAAATGTGGGAGCGTTACACCTACTATAAGGAACAGATGTTTGCTCGCACCCACACCAATTTTAGTCCGTGGACCATTCTAAAAACTAATAACAAAAAGATCGCACGCTTGGAGGCGATCCGGCATGTTTTGTCAAAGTTTGAATATGAAGGAAAGGCTAATGCAAATACTGTGGTCTTGCCAGACCCTAATGTGGTCATGAGGTTTCACCGTTCAATTTATCATCTACTGTAA
- the ppk2 gene encoding polyphosphate kinase 2 — translation MENQPNYSIKDLKLLNSNLGIKLLLQQGDQLNPDKVLRTVRAEKTLEDLQVELIKLQQWVIKNNKRVCLLFEGRDAAGKGGAIRRATHHLNPRNYKVVALPKPTDQERGQWYFQRYINKLPNPGEIVFFDRSWYNRGVVEPVNGFCTEEEYERFMAEVNNFEQMITNDGIILIKFYFSITKEEQAKRFEDIKNNPLKRWKMSPVDDRAQELWDVYTEYKERMFEHTNTENSPWVILKANRKTVARVNVIKYLLENIPYQEKQEEVEA, via the coding sequence ATGGAAAATCAGCCAAACTATTCGATAAAAGATCTGAAGTTGCTTAACTCCAATTTGGGCATTAAGCTGTTGCTTCAGCAAGGTGATCAGCTTAACCCAGATAAAGTCTTGCGTACTGTAAGAGCAGAAAAGACATTGGAAGATCTTCAAGTTGAATTGATCAAACTTCAGCAATGGGTGATCAAGAATAATAAACGAGTTTGCTTGTTATTCGAAGGGAGAGATGCCGCTGGTAAGGGTGGTGCCATTCGAAGGGCAACCCACCATTTGAACCCGAGGAATTATAAGGTAGTGGCTTTACCAAAGCCAACTGATCAAGAAAGAGGTCAATGGTATTTCCAGAGGTATATTAACAAGTTACCCAACCCGGGAGAGATTGTCTTCTTTGATAGAAGTTGGTACAATCGTGGTGTTGTTGAGCCGGTCAACGGTTTCTGTACAGAGGAGGAGTATGAGCGCTTTATGGCTGAGGTGAACAACTTTGAGCAGATGATTACAAATGATGGGATCATTCTGATCAAGTTCTATTTCTCCATCACGAAAGAGGAACAAGCCAAACGCTTTGAAGACATCAAGAACAATCCGTTGAAGCGTTGGAAAATGTCGCCTGTAGATGATCGTGCACAAGAACTATGGGATGTTTATACCGAGTACAAGGAGCGCATGTTTGAGCATACCAATACTGAAAACAGCCCTTGGGTTATACTAAAAGCTAACCGGAAGACTGTAGCACGCGTCAATGTTATCAAGTACTTGTTGGAGAACATTCCTTATCAAGAAAAGCAGGAAGAGGTTGAGGCTTAA
- a CDS encoding pseudouridine synthase — MSTLEILYQDEYLVAINKPHGLLVHRSPIATNTDTFAVQELRNQIDKHVYPAHRLDRKTSGVLLFALDKQILPHLQTQFAEHTVQKTYWAILRGYTDDEGTIDYVLTNDKRKSQEAVTHYKTLQRTEIDVPFGKHQTSRYSLVEAKPVTGRMHQLRKHFAHILHPIIGDRPHGCNKQNKLFLEKWQMGTMLLHAKSLQFKHPVTEKGLEISADLHSEFQRMLKTLAFEN, encoded by the coding sequence GTGTCAACCCTCGAAATTCTCTATCAAGACGAATATCTTGTCGCTATCAATAAGCCTCATGGTCTTTTAGTGCACCGCTCTCCTATTGCCACCAATACAGATACATTCGCGGTTCAAGAACTAAGAAACCAGATAGACAAACATGTCTATCCGGCTCATCGGCTTGATAGAAAAACTTCTGGAGTCCTTTTGTTTGCTTTAGATAAGCAGATACTACCCCATCTACAGACTCAGTTCGCAGAGCATACTGTCCAGAAAACGTATTGGGCCATACTGAGGGGTTACACAGACGATGAAGGAACAATCGATTATGTGCTAACTAATGACAAGCGAAAATCTCAGGAAGCAGTTACACATTACAAAACACTCCAGAGAACAGAAATTGATGTGCCATTTGGAAAGCATCAAACTTCGAGGTACTCACTGGTAGAAGCCAAACCCGTAACGGGCAGAATGCATCAGTTGAGAAAGCACTTTGCCCATATATTACATCCTATCATCGGAGACAGACCTCACGGATGCAACAAACAGAATAAACTCTTTCTCGAAAAGTGGCAGATGGGCACCATGCTTTTACATGCCAAGTCACTTCAATTCAAGCATCCTGTTACTGAAAAAGGGCTTGAGATAAGCGCTGATCTACATAGTGAATTTCAACGGATGTTGAAGACCTTAGCGTTCGAGAATTAA
- a CDS encoding YwbE family protein: MDGQLRANIKIGSEVNIVLKKDQRNGTLTHGFVKDILTSAPKHTHGIKVRLEDGQVGRVKEVIED; the protein is encoded by the coding sequence ATGGACGGACAGCTCAGGGCAAACATTAAAATCGGTAGTGAGGTCAATATTGTATTGAAGAAAGATCAGCGAAATGGTACACTTACACATGGATTTGTCAAGGACATTCTCACCAGTGCTCCCAAACATACACACGGTATCAAAGTACGCCTGGAAGACGGTCAAGTCGGTCGCGTGAAAGAAGTTATCGAAGACTAG
- a CDS encoding NAD(P)(+) transhydrogenase (Re/Si-specific) subunit beta translates to MTELLGLSILELCYIAASITFIMGLKMLSSPDKARKGNLIAAYGMGIAILATILFKEELTADKWLNYALILAGLVVGTVIGTRMALKVKMTAMPQMVSFFNGMGGACAAVISLVEFDHSLHAGSVDTGMMIVIILGLIIGSVSFAGSIVAYGKLEGKIGDKALPAGQILNIVLLIAILGLGTIMVIADVPNETYLYILLGLSLLYGVLFVMPIGGADMPVVISLLNSFTGMAAAFGGFLYGNQAMLTGGILVGSAGTILTVLMCTAMNRSLTNVIIGSFGGGGAAAGQGGEQGTVKEISVTDAAILLAYANKVSVVPGYGLAVAQAQHTVHNLEKLLDDKGVEMNYAIHPVAGRMPGHMNVLLAEADVPYPKLLEMEDANDDMANTDVVLVIGANDVVNPAAENDPSSPIYGMPIIDVIKAKNIIVMKRSMGKGYAGIENELFFHDKNRMLFGDAKDSLEKLISEVKNL, encoded by the coding sequence ATGACGGAATTACTAGGACTCAGCATTCTCGAGCTTTGCTATATTGCAGCATCGATTACTTTTATCATGGGACTGAAAATGCTCAGCAGCCCTGATAAAGCGAGAAAAGGAAATCTCATTGCAGCCTATGGTATGGGCATCGCCATTTTGGCTACCATTCTTTTCAAAGAAGAATTGACTGCTGATAAGTGGTTGAACTACGCCTTAATACTAGCTGGATTAGTTGTCGGTACCGTGATCGGAACACGCATGGCGCTCAAGGTCAAAATGACCGCTATGCCACAGATGGTCTCATTCTTCAATGGTATGGGTGGGGCCTGTGCCGCTGTCATTTCTTTGGTGGAATTCGATCACTCCCTACACGCTGGTAGTGTCGATACGGGAATGATGATCGTGATCATTCTCGGTTTAATCATCGGAAGTGTATCCTTTGCTGGAAGTATAGTGGCCTATGGCAAACTTGAGGGGAAAATTGGTGATAAGGCCCTGCCTGCCGGCCAAATATTGAACATTGTATTGCTGATTGCCATTCTAGGCCTTGGTACCATTATGGTAATAGCTGATGTGCCGAACGAGACTTACCTTTACATCCTTCTCGGGCTTTCGTTGCTATATGGCGTTCTCTTTGTAATGCCGATTGGTGGTGCAGATATGCCTGTAGTAATTTCCTTACTCAATAGTTTTACGGGAATGGCTGCTGCTTTTGGGGGCTTCCTTTATGGAAACCAGGCCATGCTGACCGGAGGTATCCTTGTGGGTTCCGCGGGTACTATTCTTACTGTATTGATGTGTACCGCCATGAACCGATCATTGACCAATGTTATCATTGGATCATTCGGTGGTGGTGGAGCTGCGGCTGGTCAGGGAGGTGAACAAGGTACCGTCAAAGAGATTTCCGTAACCGATGCTGCAATTCTACTGGCTTATGCCAACAAAGTTTCTGTGGTACCTGGCTATGGTTTGGCCGTGGCTCAGGCTCAACATACAGTGCATAACCTGGAGAAGCTTTTGGATGACAAGGGTGTTGAAATGAACTATGCCATTCATCCCGTGGCAGGAAGAATGCCCGGCCATATGAATGTTTTATTGGCCGAAGCGGATGTACCCTACCCTAAACTTCTCGAAATGGAAGATGCCAATGATGATATGGCCAACACAGATGTTGTCCTCGTAATTGGAGCCAATGATGTGGTAAATCCTGCGGCAGAAAACGATCCTTCAAGCCCTATTTACGGTATGCCGATCATTGATGTGATCAAGGCCAAGAACATCATTGTAATGAAAAGATCGATGGGCAAAGGCTACGCGGGCATTGAAAACGAACTTTTCTTCCATGACAAAAACCGAATGCTCTTCGGTGATGCTAAGGACTCTCTCGAAAAATTGATTAGTGAAGTGAAGAATCTGTAG
- a CDS encoding NAD(P) transhydrogenase subunit alpha has translation MQDLLSLFYENREFIFLIIVSIFLGIEVISNVPAVLHTPLMSGANAIHGVVIIGSIIIMLEASPDNYFALILGFFAVVLGTLNVVGGFVVTNRMLEMFKKKDK, from the coding sequence ATGCAAGACCTGCTATCACTGTTTTACGAAAACAGGGAGTTCATTTTTCTAATTATCGTATCCATTTTTCTAGGGATCGAAGTCATTTCCAATGTACCCGCTGTTTTGCATACCCCACTCATGTCAGGCGCCAATGCCATCCATGGTGTCGTCATCATTGGTTCTATCATCATCATGTTAGAGGCTTCACCAGATAACTATTTCGCATTGATACTAGGCTTCTTTGCGGTGGTACTCGGTACGCTCAATGTAGTAGGCGGATTTGTCGTCACAAATCGCATGTTAGAGATGTTTAAGAAAAAGGATAAGTAG